The Salvelinus fontinalis isolate EN_2023a chromosome 31, ASM2944872v1, whole genome shotgun sequence genome has a window encoding:
- the LOC129829380 gene encoding E3 ubiquitin-protein ligase TRIM35-like, whose translation MATPDSVHELLLDTLDSLVLSELKRFQYLLTKNMLDGRFPIPKSCLENADREDTVEKMVSAYCHEGAVKISLTILRKMDQNDLAMKLERGTLEEVPALKKTVFDQKEELKSNLESLRKNQEKYKSMEVHIKKQRADAERQMREQFEKFHQFLREEEEARLVALREEEEQKGRAIVSEMERILKQISSLEQDLQKDDRTFLVSYKYTQNSTLPGTQQVSGVLINMAKHLGNLQFRVWEKMKEIVQYTPVILNPNTANRWLSVSDNLTSVRFNNIGQQITDNPERFAQYAKVLGSEGFSSGKHIWEVEVGDHPEWNLGVAKETIDRKGEILASPGYGIWAILNRNGVYQSGKGEPLAFEKLKRIRVQLDFTSGEVSFYDPKDMTHIYTHKDTFAERLYPYFLVGLAGGANNPDIHICQSEVSLTVMAS comes from the coding sequence ATGGCAACTCCTGATTCTGTCCATGAGCTGCTGCTGGACACCCTGGATAGCTTGGTCTTAAGCGAGCTGAAGAGATTTCAGTATCTACTGACTAAGAACATGTTAGATGGCCGGTTTCCTATTCCTAAGAGCTGTCTGGAGAACGCTGACAGGGAGGACACCGTGGAGAAGATGGTCAGCGCCTACTGCCATGAAGGAGCAGTGAAGATCTCACTGACGATCCTGAGGAAGATGGACCAGAATGATCTTGCTATGAAGCTGGAGAGAGGCACTCTAGAAGAGGTGCCAGCACTGAAAAAGACTGTGTTTGATCAAAAGGAAGAACTGAAATCCAATTTAGAGAGTCTTCGAAAGAATCAAGAAAAGTACAAAAGCATGGAGGTCCACATTAAGAAGCAACGTGCGGACGCAGAGAGGCAGATGAGGGAGCAGTTTGAAAAGTTCCACCAGTTtctgagagaggaagaagaggccaGACTGGTTGCGctcagggaggaagaggagcagaaGGGCAGGGCTATCGTCAGCGAGATGGAGAGAATTCTCAAGCAGATCTCTTCTCTTGAACAGGACCTGCAGAAAGACGACCGCACATTCCTTGTGAGCTACAAATACACCCAGAACAGCACACTGCCGGGTACACAGCAGGTCTCAGGAGTGCTTATAAACATGGCCAAACACCTGGGAAACCTGCAGTTCAGAGTGTGGGAGAAGATGAAGGAGATAGTCCAATACACTCCTGTGATTCTGAACCCCAACACTGCAAACCGCTGGCTCTCCGTGTCTGATAATCTGACCAGTGTGAGATTTAATAACATAGGTCAGCAAATCACTGACAACCCAGAGAGGTTCGCACAGTATGCCAAGGTTCTGGGCTCAGAGGGCTTCAGCTCAGGGAAGCACATctgggaggtggaggtgggggacCATCCTGAGTGGAATCTGGGCGTAGCTAAAGAGACCATTGATAGGAAGGGGGAGATTCTTGCTTCACCAGGTTATGGAATCTGGGCTATACTGAACAGGAATGGTGTGTATCAAAGTGGAAAGGGTGAGCCCCTTGCTTTTGAGAAGCTGAAGAGGATCCGAGTGCAGCTGGACTTCACCAGTGGGGAGGTGTCCTTCTACGACCCCAAAGATATGACACACATCTATACTCATAAAGACACGTTTGCTGAGAGACTGTACCCATACTTTCTTGTTGGACTGGCTGGTGGTGCCAACAACCCTGATATACATATCTGCCAATCAGAGGTGTCTCTGACAGTAATGGCATCTTAG